From Equus przewalskii isolate Varuska chromosome 2, EquPr2, whole genome shotgun sequence:
CTCCTAACCCCCAGGCAGACTCAACAGCCACTAGACACCCACTCCCCTCCAGGCAGTCAGACCACCCCTCGGTGCACCCGGGTCCTGGCCAGCTGGGAGTGGATTCCCTGAGCGGCACCAAGCTGACTTGTTTCTTCACTCCCAGGGAAACAGCTGGGGGCGCCTCCTTGCAGCCCTGGGTGTCTCTCAGAGGCCATGGCAGGTGCACCAGCTGGTGATGGAAGGATGGCCTGGAGTTCTGTCGAGAGCCATAGGAGCAGACACAGGGCCGTGGTTGGATGTGCAGATTGAGGGCCATTGCACAGAACAACTCCACAGGGCACCAGGCTTTGGCTGTGCCATGCTCAGCCTGGGGCCGATGTGGTGGCCCTGGACGTGGGGGAGGCACTGTGGGTTGTTCCTGTCCCTCCTTTCCCAGGAGGCCAGCCTCGCTCCTGaccctccccagcctgcctgctCCTCACACCCCATGCTGGAAACCCTTTTGGGACTAGGAACACCTGGAAGAGGGGCAGCCTGGCGCTTCATGGCACCCTGTGAACAGCGCAATCCTGCTCCAGGGAATCTCAtcccaggggcagaggcaggatgggCATGGCAGTGTTCCCTCCAGATCAGTCCTGCCTGCAGGGTGCTGGGAGGTCCCAGGGCCAATGGCAGTTAGAAGCTGCGGccgcctggggtgggggtgggggtggggcaggagggcgTCTGTGGCTCTTCTCCAAGAactcctccttcttttttaattgtggtcAAACACACACAACCTgaaatttaccatcctaaccatttttaagtgcacagctcagtggcattaagcacattcacattgttgtggaaACTTCACCACCATCCATTGCCGTAcgtcttttcatcttcccaaactaaaactctgtcCTCATCcaacacccccctcccccagccccagcacccaccattccactttctgtctgtatggatttgACCCCTCCAGGGGCCTCGTAcgagtggaatcacacagcatttgtctttttgtgactggcctatttcactcagcatcatgttctcaaggtccatcgatgttgtagcaggtgtcagaatttccttcctttttaagggtaaaaatattccgttgtctggagGGACCACGTTGTGCTTATCCTCTATCTgatgatggacacttgggttgcttccacctttcggCTCTTGTggacaatgctgctgtgaatatgcGTGTGCAAGTGTCCCTtcgagagcctgcttcctggtgtgtacccagaagtgggactgctgggcCACGCggtagttctgtttttcatttttgaggaaccttcacaGTCTTCCACGGCAGCCGCGccatttgcattcccaacagGAAGCCCTCCTTTGGCAGCAGGAGCAAAGGTCCCCCGCCCCCTATGGCACCCCCTGCTCTGCAGTCAGCCTGGGAGGAGGTGGCGTGGGGAGTGTGGGTTATTCAGAATGGGTCACGGTCCTCAATTCCTGAATTCTAGCACAATCATGCCCAACTAGTGAGTTTTGCCTGGAGCTCGCCACGTCCACAGCAAGGCACCTCGCCTCAATGGCTGTTTCCAGGGGGATCTCTCCAATTCCagacaccccaccccaccccaactaGCCGCCCCTCAGGCTGACTGAGCTCTCCATGGTGGGGGGCCCCTGACAAACTCTCCCTCCTCTTCAAAGGGCCCAGCTGCTGGGGGCAGCCAAGGTGGAGGATCAGACCCTGCCACATTCCAGGCCttcagccctcccctcccctcctcccccacagccccctcccccaggccggGAGGGCCGCTCACCTCGGATGGTGTGAGCCAGGAGCCCAGCGACTTTCCCACACTTTGGCCCCATTCACAGTGTTAAACGGCCCACAAAGGCCAGGCGTGTGCCTCTGAGGCCGCCCGAGCTGCCATCTGGCCCGCACTCGGGGAGGGAGCGAGCCTTTCATCCGGCCGGCTGGGATTCAGCACCATTCATTTCATATTTCCCACAACGGAACACTGGATCAAAGCTGCTCGGGGCCAGGgcggggggagggaaggggcagcccccacagcccaccggccaccctcccctcctcaggCAGGCCACCCTGGCCCACTGCGGGTGGGCAGGcagttggggtggggtggggctgaacCTCGTCTCCCGGCACGTGTCTCATTTGGGCCAAGAGctggcttgggggaggggactgGGGCAGGACACAAGCCCCAGCCAACTGCCCCCACAAagcttgggggcgggggggaccaGGCCTGGGCACTGCCCTCACTTTTGGGCAAAACTCTGAGGCCCCCATTGCCAGCTGCCAGGTGGTCAGGGTGCGAGTGGGCTGGAGCCTGTTTCCCGACGGTGGAGGCTGTGGCCAGGGCCAGGGTGGGCCTGGCACTTGTCCCTTGTCCCTGCATTCTCTCAGCCCTTGGCTAAGCACCTCCTCAGTGCTGGAACCCAGGCTGGCAGGTTCCGGGCTATGGGGACACAGAGAACTAGGtcatcccaccctccccacccagcccacctCCCAGGAGCCCATTAGCCGGCAAGGGACACACAAAAATGTGCCGGCCATCCAGCACAAGCACTACTTAGGCTGGAAAAATGCTCCACCGAGCATCACTGGGTCCCACTTGCAGCCTGTGGGACCTGCCAGCCCACGTCGACAGCACCAGCCACTGTCAGTGCCCAGCTGTGGAGCAGAGAGGCAGGCCCTGGCCTCTGGGTGCCCATCTCCAGCTTGCCCAGGTGCCCTCTGCCGTTTTGCATCAAACAAGGGCCACATGTCTGTGGTAGAGTCCCACCTGCTCAGAGAGGAGCCACAGCTCACAGTGAGGCTTCCCCAGCCCTCAATGccacctgcctcccacagccagcCTGGGCTCTGTGTCCCCTTCAGGAGAGGTGGAGGCGGGGTGGTGGCAAGAGGAGCAGGCACCAGAGGGTAAATACCAgctgccttccctccccctcgAAAGTCACCTGAAGTTCCACCTGGGAGCCCCCCAGCCTAACCACCCCAATGGGTGACCAGCTGGTCAGTGGGGCCCTCCTGTGCTGGCTCCAAGGCAAGCCTGCTCTAGCTGTCCTGACACCGTCCTGCCTGCTCCCTGGATGGGCCCCTTGCTGGGTAACCAAAGGCTCCTTGTGCTGGGGACTTCTGGAGCAGGTCTAGCTGTGCCAAgaccggggcggggggcggggggtggccaGCAATTCCCAGCCACACTCGGACGGGCTGCTGTCCAGCAACTGTGCCGCTGGATTTAACCTCTGGCTGAAGTGCCCTGATGCCAGCCGCTGGCTCCCTAGGCGGAGGCCCAGCCTTCTCCTTGGACCTGGCTGGGTCCTGCCCTGCCCCTAGgaggcagcccctgccccaccccctccctcagGCTCTACAGGACAACTGCATTCCTGGCTGCAGATAATGAGAGGGAGGCGACAGTCTGAGCGGAGGGGGCTCCCAGCAGGCCTTCCACTAAGGGCCCAGTGTGAGGCTGGCTGCCCCAAAGCAGCCGCTGGCCCTCAGCTGGGCTGGCCAGGTACCAGTGGGGCCCCAGGGGCCAATGTGAGCTGGCACAGCATTTCTGAGGGCTCCAGGCCTGCCCTGCTCTGAGCTTCATGTCTGCCACCTGGCACCCTTCCTCCTGACCTCAGCAAAATGCCCAAAGAAAGCAAACCCTACAAGCGTCCACCAGGCTGTGCAGAGGGCGGCATGCGGCCATGGctcccacatacacacactgtcACACATAAGCAGTGACCACACTCTCGCATCAGGCATGCCTGGAGCCATGTGCCCTCCCGTGTTCTGTGGAGGCCATGGCTGGACTCTTAGCCAGATGGGATGgggtgggttggggtggggccCTGAAGGGCACCTGCTAGTTCAGAGCACCCCAGATGTTACTGCCTGGTAAGATGCTCCCCAGAGGATGGGGTGCAGTGGCTCCTGGGGGTACCGCCTAGGTGCCAGGCTCCATGCTGGGCATTTCATGTACCCTGGCTCCCTGAAGCTACCAAGGCCTGGCCAGGGTGGCATGGCAGCCCATTTTCTAGCTCCGGAGAAGTCATGTCTCCCAGGTGACAGCCTGGGGACTTGCCACATAGGCCAGTAGGTCTGATCCTAAGAGCGTGGGCCCCTCTTCCATCTTCCACCTGTGCACAGGGAGATGGAGGCTCCTGTTCAGAAGTGTGGCCTCCTCTGTTCCTGTCCTGGAGGGCAGCAGGTCCCTGTCAGGAAGCTATCCAACCCGCTGGAAGCCACCGCCCTGGTTCATCCTAAAGCCTTCTCTTATCTGCGCTTGTGGCCTCGCCAGCCAGCAGCAGGGAGtcgctggggaggaggggggagaggggagagacgAGGAGGGGAGGGGCGCCGCTCCTTCCTGCCCCCCCTGGTCCCCGCGGCCTGGGAAAAGGCAGCATATTGAGGCGCGGGGCTCCCAGCATCAGCCCCCGGGATGCTAATGAGGGCGAGCGCGTTCCCACAGCCCGGACATTGTGCCGCGCGGCCCACCTGCTCCTCGGGGAGCACCCATTGTGCCCGCGCCAATTCACAGGCAATTTAGCGTGCGCTAATGGGCCGGCGCCTTTGTGCGGCCCGCGCGCCATTGGCCGCCGAGTGTGGGAACGGCCGCGGCGCCCGGGCCCCAGGCGCCAGCCCGCCGCCCGCGCCTATATAGGGGCCGGGGTCCGCCGGTCGGGACGCGCCTGGCCCGCCCgcccgtccctccctccctccctccctcgtcGCCGACTCGCCTCTCTCCGCGCCAGGCATGGCCCCCAGCACCGTGGCCGTGGAGCTGCTCAGCCCCAAAGAGAAAAACCGAGTAAGTTCGCAGCCCGCCCGCCCAGCGCGCGGCCCCCGCGGCCCCTGCGCCCTCGCGGCCCTCCTGACGCCCCTCCTCCCGCAGCTGCGGAAGCCGGTGGTGGAGAAGATGCGCCGCGACCGCATCAACAGCAGCATCGAGCAGCTGAAGCTGCTGCTGGAGCAGGAGTTTGCGCGGCACCAGCCCAACTCCAAGCTGGAGAAGGCCGACATCCTGGAGATGGCCGTCAGCTACCTGAAGCACAGCAAAGGTGAGCCctggccccggcccggcccccggcccccgcccccgcccccgctcaCCGCTCACCGCCCACCGCCGCCCGGTCTCCCCGCAGCcttcgccgccgccgccggccccaAGAGCCTGCACCAGGACTACAGCGAGGGCTACTCGTGGTGCCTGCAGGAGGCAGTGCAGTTCCTCACGCTGCACGCGGCCAGCGACACGCAGATGAAGCTGCTCTACCACTTCCAGCGACCCCCggccgcgcccgccccgcccgccaaGGAGCCCAAGGCGCCGGgcgccgcgcccgcgcccgcgctcACCCCGGCCaagcccgccgccgccgcgcgccaGCCGGCCTGCGGTCTCTGGCGGCCCTGGTGACCCGGCAGGACCTGCAGGTGGCGCCCCGACGGCCAGAGAGCCAGCCCGTTCCTCTGGCGCGTGGGCAAGAGCCTTCCCATCCGTCTGTCCCGCCCGGGGCTTGGGCGGCCCCTTCTTCGGAAGGCCACTCTCCGGGCTGGCTGGCCAGCAGGAGAGTCATTCTCAGAGAATGTGCGCGCAGAGTCCTTGTCATTTAGGACAATTGGGGGCCATGTCTTGCCAAGTGTCTGACCCCATGGGGTCGTTCTGTGTTTGCATTTCAGCAAGTGGCTTCTGGGAAGCCCCCGCCGCTGGTCTGGGGTTCTATGATATTCGTAGACGCTGGGGCTCGCGCCCTAGCGTGTAGACGACGTTCGGGGCCTGTTGCTGCGGGGCCAGGGGCCTGGCGGGCAGGCGTGCCGTGGGCACATTTGCCTTTTGTGAAGGCGGAACTCAAGGTGTATCCTCATAGGAAAGAGTGCCAGCCTGCAGGCGCAGAGGACCACACAGCCTGGCCGCAAGGCCCCTGCATGTGACTGGCTGTTGGGATGGGGCTCACCATGGGCTGTCTGGGGAGGGGGATGACCATCGCAGTCCTCAAAGGATTCCTCTGTGTGGGCGGGTGCACGTGGGCTTGACTTTGTACTCAGGATTTGAACTTGGTCACGTGGGAGCCCATGGGACTGCTCTGCAGACTTCTAATAAAATCTGATTATTCAGCCCTCCGTGGTTGGTCTTTCGTGCCTCACACGTGTCTTTTGCAGCCACCAAGGCAGCATGTCTGCAGGAGTGAAGGGGAGTGGGCACTATCATGGGACACAAACGCGGGTGGGAGGTGTCCAGGCCAGGGACCCTCCGGACACAGGAAGAAGGGCAGGGTCCtggctgaggaagaggagaggcagaggagaggcagggaggcggCGGGGAGGCAGCCAGAAGGAGAGTGGGCCTTGCAGAAGGTGTCAGCCCCTGTGGCAGCAGGAAGGGATATGGTAGGAAAGCTGAGTTTCCGCCCCAGGCCTCTCACTGGCTCcctgcaggtgggggtgggggcaaagtGGTGGCTCCAGGATCTTCCAGCTCCGTCCAGCCCAGAGGGACACAAAGGCCACATCCTGCGGTGGGGCTCTTGATACAGTAAAAGGGGTTCAGCTGGGCCAAACACACAGAAGATGTTTGCCCCCACTCGGGTCCTCCCCGAACGGCTGGCAGCCCCTGTCCCTGGACAAGCTCCCCGGGCACCTGCTTGGCTAGCCCACAGGTGGCTGCCTGGCCCTCCCTGCAGGCTGCCCACGCTCCGGGGCCGAAACAGACAGTGCTGGTGATGAACCTGCCAAGGGCAGTCCCTTGCCTCAGAAAGGGCACCTATTTTTAGGCATGCTGTGGGAAATTAGAGGCACCCATGCTCCTCAAGGGGCGAACTCCACCCCGTGGGGACTGAAGGAGCTGGACGTGGGACCAGAAGGCATTCACGTATTTTCAGAGACGTGGGTCCCAGCcggccctccctccttcctgctcagcACCTCTCTCCCCTTTGCCTTCCATTCCTTTCTGCCCACTCTGCAAGAAATGTCCATAGGCGCCCCCTCCAGGCCAGCCCGGTGCTGCCAGGGGTCTCTGGGGTCCCTGCTGAGTCCGTGGGAGTGTGAGCAGGGCACAGGGAGGCTCCTTCTCTAACCCACACATTTACTGCAACAGCGGCAGGCACATCAATGAGCGGGGTGGGTTGTGTCTCCTGGCCAGGCTGGCCCATGGGCGTCCCACTGCCCAGGGTCCTCCATGCTCAAGGTCCACACCCCCCCAGGGGCAGTCCCTCTGCACTCTTCCACCCCAGGCCTCCCCACCCAGAGCAGCACACCCACCCTCTTGTAAGACACTCTCAAGGCTGCCTCCGCCCTGAAGCCTTGCTTGATGCACTGACccaccagccccctcccctgaaGCGCCCCTGGAGCTCTGAGTCTGTGCTGCTCCACAGGCCTGTGCTCCTGGGGGCCCTGCCAGGCAGCTGGTGGCATACCCAGACGGAGGCTGAGGTCCGGAGACACAAAGTAACAGGCCCAGGGTCACTTGGGAGGCAGGTGCCAAAGCCACCTTAGGGATCCTCTGCTTCCAACACTGGGCTCTCCCAAAGCGCCCAGTGCCTCCGAGGGAGACACATCCCTCAAGGCTCTCCACACCAGCGGGGGCTTCCTAGAGACTGGCCCTGCAATCTGTCCCCACCACCACTTGTGTCCCCACTCCAGCTTCAGAAGCTTTCTCAGCTTGTTTCCTGCAAACTCCCATAGATTCCCCATCTTGCAAACAGGTGGCCTCCTCGAGGGAGGCTCCCCTGCTTTCCCCTGTAATTTCTTCAGATCGCGCCATCAAAGCGCACATCCTCCCCAGCTGCAGGTGCATCTCCCACCCCGAGGGTCCCTGACGCCCCCAGTTTGCATAGGACTTATGGCACCGACAGTCCTGCGTCCCTGAAGAACCGGGCTGGTGGGTCACATGCGCCTTCGCGTGCAGGTGCCAGGAGCACACGAGGCCAGCATCTGGCCAGCTCAGCGAAAGAACAACGAGGACGACGACAGTCCAGACGGTCTGTGCCTGGCTCCCTTCCGGCCCGGCCTCGGGGACCCGCGCCGGGCCGGCCGAGTCGGCCCTCGAGCGGCGGCGACCGCGGAGGGGGCGGGACGGCCGGGCGCTCATTAGCATAATCTATGCGGGGGGGGGGCGTTTAGCAGTCAAATATATGCGCATATATCTCCATGGCTGATGAGGCTGGCCGGGCACATTCAAAATGGCGGAGTGTGGAGCGAGCGGCAGCGGGAGCAGCGGGGACAGCCTGGACAAGAGCATCACGCTGCCCCCCGACGAGATCTTCCGCAACCTGGAGAACGCCAAGCGTTTTGCCATAGACATAGGTAGCCGCGGGCGGCGCGGGGAGCAGGGCGGCACGCAGCTGGCGCGGGCCGGGCATGGGCGGCGGGCCGGCGGGCCGGGGGCGGTGGCAAGGACGAAGGGCGGGCCGCGGGCCCCGGCGCGCACAGCGTTTCGGGCCTTGTAGTCCGCGGCCGCCGGCGCACTGCCCGTCGGGCCTTGTAGTCCGCGGGCCGTCGGCGCGCAGGCTCGCCGTGGCGGCCAGACTACAGCTACCGGAAGGTGCTGCGCGACCGGAGCGGAGCATGCCGGGCATCGTAGTCCCGCCGGGAGAGGCCCGGCGGTCGTCGGACTCCAGAGGGTCTTCGGCCGGGTCGGGCCGCATCCCGGCCGCAGAGGGGTGGTTGCCCCGACCGGCGGGAGCTCTGGCCCCGGTGTCTGGGGTCGGGACGAGGACGGGAGGCAGTTGCAGCTCTGGCCGCGGGAAGCCTGGGTGGGCCGCCCTGAGCGCTGCGCAGGGGCCGGAGCGCAGGCGGCCACTGGGCCCAGCCCGAAGCCCGGCCTCTGCAGGCCCTGCTCTTGGACGGTGGAGGTTTGGCGGAGTTTCGACGGCCTGGACGTGGACCTCGAGACCTCCGCCGGCCTCTGGTCAAGCCCCCGGGCCTCCCGTGGCCTACAGGGAGCCCCCAAGGGCCCGCACtcgccctgcctctgcccctcccgcCACGCGCCGGAGGGCGGGTGGCTGCCTCGCGCTCCCTCCCTCGCTGCCGGCTTGTCCCTCTCGGCCCACCGCTCCTTTGATGCCGGTGCCCAGAGCCCTGACCGCGCAGCAGCCCCGGTGCTGGACCGTTCTCCCCCACGGCCGCCCGGCACCCCAGCACCCCGCCTTCACAGGTGAGgacccaaggctcagagaggtggaccAGCTTGTCTGAGGCCACCGGCTGGTAAGCCGCCAGCGAAGCGGGCCTGGAAGCTGGGCAACCCTCGGCCACTGCCCCTCTTTCTGCCGGTATCAGGACGGAGGGCTTCCTGGGAGCGGCTGCTCTGGGTGAGGCCCCCTGAGTAAGCCCGAGCAGCGTCacactcctctccctctccaccccaaTCTTGGCTTCAGCCTGAGTTGCCTGTGCCTCTCCGCAGCCCAGTGTAGTCGGTTAAGCACCGCACAAGGCGGGGCAGCATCTCCTCTCTGGTCCGGGCACCCACAGGACACCTGATCCACTGTAGCTGCTCTGCAAATGCTGGAAGGGACCACCATGCTCCTCTTTCCCGGAGAAGTGGGGGCGTCCCCTTGGAGCTGTTTGCATTTCAGGCGTTCGCCACCCTGCTGTTTTTGGGAGTTTCTCGAGTCCCAGGCTTTGGGGAGAGTGTCCTCCAGGGACGTGCGGAGCAGTGAGTGGGAACGTGGCCTGGGTCTTCAGTTCCCACCTTGCAAGCCCTGGTGTGCTGAGAGGGGCAGTGCTCTGGGGGAGTGGCCTGGCTGCAGGCATGAGATGCCTGGAGGCTGAGCGCCGGCGGGATGCCAGTGCCGAGCGGGAAGCCAGTGCTGAGCGGGAAGCCAGTGCCGGGCGAGGCAGGGGATGGGCAGGGGAGCGGCCTGAGGGAACTGATAGAACTCAGTGCCGACTGGAAGGTGCAGCTTGGGGGTCACACACACCCGGGCCTCTCCAGAGGCTGAGTCAGGCCCTCAGGGCCCACCCCGCCCGTCCTCTGTGTCCTGCCGTGCTGTGGGTGCGCCAGCCGTGTAGTCGGGCGTGTGTGCTGAGGTTCCGGGCTTTGTTCTGCTGCCCTTACGCTTGGGGGCTGTGCTCCGCGGGAACAAGTCGACAATGTTTCTGAAGCACAGCTGAAGATTG
This genomic window contains:
- the HES5 gene encoding transcription factor HES-5, producing the protein MAPSTVAVELLSPKEKNRLRKPVVEKMRRDRINSSIEQLKLLLEQEFARHQPNSKLEKADILEMAVSYLKHSKAFAAAAGPKSLHQDYSEGYSWCLQEAVQFLTLHAASDTQMKLLYHFQRPPAAPAPPAKEPKAPGAAPAPALTPAKPAAAARQPACGLWRPW